One Nycticebus coucang isolate mNycCou1 chromosome 7, mNycCou1.pri, whole genome shotgun sequence genomic window, gccctctccacactcgcatgcctcagagtcagcgctgaccagttgcagctcggggactgtccactccccttgagaaatcacccaagaatccgaactcctgggggacaggcctccagacctcagtgagcaggaggggaatgttggggattcagggttgccagcaaaggatttttaaagttttatacagttttatgcctggcaggagaatgccatggcaccctagtaggggaggtaggtccagtttttagaaggtctctcccgtggagtgtagggGGAGTGCCTTTactttctgcctgtttgtttaattgtggggctcttgagctggtctcttgggggagggggactcccgtctgcttggtggtggattttgtaccttttgtttgcgtcgttgtgatcacagcttgcctcagcggtgttgatgtgcgttcttcaactttctctcggtgcggctcaaatccaccaggatacttactaaattcctgtcccttaactctccttctagacaggagcctctgttgaaagctggcttcagtccgccatcttgtctctcccccccatTTGTCTTCTACTATGCCAGACATTAATGAGACttgcaaaaatgcaaaatatagcttttcttttcattattttttttgttttggaaagtatagttatttcttcataaaaatatgaCACATATGTTATCATATGATGGTTTTATTGTTgcttttaaatgaattataaatagatattttaaactACTCTCAgtgttaattttaattatattatatatcaataGATAATGTCCATATAAACAATTGCTTTTATAGTttctccataatttttttaaatcctggttttttttttttggttttttttttttggtttttggccagggctgggtttgaactcgccacctccggcatatgggaccagcgccctactccttgagccacaggtgccgcccccgattctcaataatttttaaacatggaAATGCCTCCTGAAAccaaaagtgttttgaaaactgccagcctccagaactgtaagaaataaatttccatttataaGCCACTCAGTTATAATATTTCACTATACCAGGCCAAACAGACAAAGGTAGCAATAGTTTGTAAACTTTTTTGTAATGTCAGACACCTGTCTTCAAAGCAAATTTTAAGATAGCGACTAatttgtaagaagaaaaaaatcagagttgcTCTGTTGAAATAGGAAAATAGGACCCAAAGCCATCCCAGTTTTGTCCCTCTCCTATCCCCTTCCACTACTTTCTTAGTCCTTGTCTGGAATtccagttagaaaaaaaaaaaaaaacctacacaaAAGTTTCAATGGGCTGATGCAGCAGGCGCCAGGGATTGTGGCATCCCAGGCCTCGTGGGAGTGGAGAGTGATACCAGGGTGCACTGTTAGACAAGTGATGGAAGAGCCTCAAATCAGACTGTAGACATGATGGCTTCCCCTGTCTCCTTTTTGACCCATCAGTTGTAAAACTTCTACTAAAAAATACGATTACTCTTCACTATGTGTGGGATCACTAGTAAGCACATCCAAAAGTGATTaatttggtaagaaaaaaaagtgatgtcTGAGGATGGGGTGGGTACAGGGAAATTCTTGGCacattcttttctcagaattatcAGCATTGGTGTTAGGCAATTGAGGATTGATTTCCACCCAACTATGGGTCCAAATCTATTTGGAATGACCAGGGAATGGAATGAAACACAGAAATATGCAGGGGAGCAAGATAACAACAGCAAGGCTGGGACTGAGTAGAATTATTTCAGGTAGCTCTGAGTTCTGGACAGACAGTAGAAGATAAAGGAAGCATAATACTGCTAGATAATGAAATTCTAAGTTTTTATCTTTAGTTCTGACTTCTATGCTAACACCCAGTTTGAAACCAGATTCTGGGCTTTTACTTAATTATCTCAAAGAATCTCAAATTTAGTCTGGGCATGTGGCTGACACTTGTTATCTTGGCACTCGGTGAGGCCATGGTAGGAGGCtccttgagcataagagtttgagaGCAATCTGAGACAgggcaagaccttgcctctacaaaaaaagaaaaattagccaggtgtagtggcacacagcggtagtcccagctttttaggaggctgcggcaggaggatggcttgagcccaggagtttgaggttgatgtgagataGGCTGACACCACGGATCTCTACCtacagtgacagagcaagactctgtctcagaaaaaaaaaaaaaaatgtatctcaaaTTTAAATTGACCTGGACTCACATTCCTTCCAGTTCTGGGTCCTATATCAATTATGGCATTATCATTCACTCTGTCAATGAATCCAGATCTTTTGCAGTCCTTGAtgataaagtttttgagtgaggAACTGTCATTGGGAGGCTCAATCACTAAATCTCCCTTTCCAGTTTGGGAGAAAACCCCTGACTTATGGacacatatttcctttttttttttttttttctgagaaagaatcTCCTGCTGGGCATGGtaactcacacctgtcatcctagcactctgcaaagCTGAAGCgagtggattgactgagctcacaggtttgagaccagcctgagccagagtgagacctcaccactaaaaatagttgggcattgtggcgggcatctgtagtctcagctacttggaaggctgagacaaaaaagtcacttgagcccaagagtttgaggttgctgggagctatgacaccaggacactgtactaagggtgtcaaagtgataccctgtctctaaaaaataaaagagaaaacggCTCCCTCCTCCTTTACCCTGAGGTTGGATCTAGAATTCTGAATCTGGCCTGGTTGTTATTGGAACAGAGTTCAGACTCAGGGCACTAGGTTCAGAGTGAGTAAAGCCAAGTGTAGCAGCTACACCAGTGCACATGGGCCATTTGTCCCTCTAAAGATTGTGGAGGTCCCTCTGTCCTTGGCTATCCAGAGCCTTCTTGGCTTTGCCTTGTTTATTGCACATTGTTTTGAATATGGTTCTTCAGTCTAACATTGGTGATCCAAATAGTTCCTTCGTCATTCCCATAAAGTCATTTTTATTCTCAGAGTCAGTGTTTCTTGCTTACAGTCAAACATTCTTAAACTAcatcttattttctatttatttatttatttatcatttatttatttattttgagacacagtctcactttttcaccctgggtagagtgccatagcatcaaagctcacagcaacctcaaactcttgggtttaagcaactcttttgcctcagcctcccaagtagctgggactacgggtacccaccacagtgcccggctatttttcggttgtagttgtcattgttgtttggcaggccaggactggattcgaacctggcagctccagtgtatctggctggcacccaggccactgacctacaggagcacagccttcttttcatttagttttaaaatttctcccaCCATATGCAATCACCTACCTTAGTTCAAACCCTGATCAGTTGGACAAAGACACTTGCTTTTCCCTGACACCAGTCTTTCTCCACTCCAGTTCCACCTCTGACTCAcattttatctttccaaagatCTTACCACAGCATTCATCCCCTTGTAAATGATCAAAAGCAATCAGATCTTCATGGCTCCTTTTTGCTTGTAGAATAATGTTTAAACATCTACATGTCATTCAAGGCCTTTCAACCTGCTTTCTGATACCCAGAGTGCACCTCTTTGAGAACCAAAGGCAATTCAAAGTTATCTTTTAGCCTAAAGAACTGACACAATGCTTGGTCcgtgtttaaaataaattaatgaatggatGCCCGAATGCATACATGACTTCTTCCTTACTCAGAAACCCTGTGCACCAATTAAGTACTTGTCATTCCTCCAGCTCTCTGCAGAAAATTTGTGTCTTTTTATCAGTCATGCACAGGATAATGACATTTTAGTTATTGATGAATTGCACATATAATGGTGCCAcaagattaaataatatatttttacttttctaggtttagatatgtttatatacacaaatatttactattgTGTTACAGTCgcctatagtattcagtacagtaacatgcctTACAGGTTAGTCTAGGAATAACAGGCTATCCCATGTACCCCTGGTGTATAGTAAGCgacaccatctaggtttgtgtaagtacacccTATGATGTTCACACAGTGACAAAATCATCTAATGGTGCATCTCTCAGAACATAACCCCATCGTGCACAATGTCTATTTTGAGGGATCTCTGCTTCACAGCTCTTTGTTTCTACTGCTGCTGCACACCTACCATGATGTGTTACAGTCAGTTTGACTCTGCCTGCCTTGTCCAGCAATGTGTGAGTTCTTTAAGGGCAACAATCACAGAGAAGATGGGTGATCTCTCTGTTGAACTAGCCTCCTAAAGAGGACGTGTGCAGTATGAGAAGGGAGTAGGTAAGAGTTCTGCTTGCCTAAAATTTTACTTTCCACAACTCATGCAGAAATGGTTTCAATATTCCAACACTAAGTACACTCTTTGGTAAAGGATTTTTGTAGACACTCTTTGCCAGGTTAAGGAGGCCTCCATTTTGTTCTCTGTTCCTTGACCGTGGTGACCCTGGGGCTTGACATTTGCATACCTTCCCTTTAACATTTCCTCATATCCCTGACAACAGGGTTCTGGGGCATGGCACTCGCACTGGAAATTGCACAgatgaaattgaaataaaatctcCCAACTATTTCTGATAATGGAGAGTTCTGAAAGCCTATGAAAGCCTCTATAATTATCTCAACTGAAACCTTCTTATTAAACTTTAAAGTCTTTTCATTCTGGTTATTGTCATTTACATGAAATGGGAGAATGGGAATGAAGCCTGGGAAAATTATAAAGTTGGAAAGTCTGTTTATGTTCATTCAGCTCAGGGTTTAGGCTTAAAAAGTGGTGTGTGGATGGGGGAAACGATTGAAGCATCGTTATGAACTAAATTCAATAGTAATTAACAGATGCCGTAGTTTATTTTCCTCTAGTTATGGAGAGGGGTCAATGGCAGGGAATGTATGCTTGTTTTGTCTCATGGTGGATGACTTTGAAATGTTTAAAGTATGTTTACCAATATTTTTGGAtaagcaaaagaataaattttgcTTGGTGTTCTCTGATATATTGAGATTAAGACATACCTAGCCATGTAAATGTTTCCAGTTTTAAAGATTGGTCTCCAATGTGTATCGACCTCATttgagaaccttctctgaggtcCAGCAGCCtccattttttggggggggggtctcagCCAGAGGAGTCCTGCCATGAAGGCAGGAGAGCATGGACAACAGCAGCCTCAGCATGCCAAGTGGGGATACCTGCTCATCTGTCATTCCATTTAGACAAATGAAAGATTGCAGCCCTATGAGAAAAAGCAAGTCACAGCCACACAATGCTTTGTGCATAAAGTAAATTGCTAGTTTCCTGTGATCTTTCTGACAAGTAAATTACTGCAGAAAATAGCATAGATGGGAACACAATGACAAAAATGCAGAGACTTGGTCGTTCAAAGAAGTTATTAGACTCCAATTCAATAATTTCTAAAGAACCCCAGAACCTCACTCCTACCCTCAATGGAAAGAGGATGTTTTCACCTTATCTTTCCATAGTATatcttgaagaaaaaatattatacaatGGGCAGGGCAGGAAGTAGATTCCTTAGTGGTCAACCATCCTTTGGTAATCAGGAAGAAGTTAAAGAATCTGCATAGGCGGCAGCGGCGGCAGGTTCACGGCAGGAGCAGAGAGTCTGCTCCGGTAGGCCAGGGAGGCCCAGGATAAGGAACTGCAGAGGTTCTGTTCCCGGATCAGTGCACTGCTGCAAGAGGAAGACTTGGGGCCTGATGCTATCTGTGGAGGCTTTTCCTCATTGTCTCAGCCACCAAGTACAACCGAGTCTGGAGAAGACATGTGTAGACCTGCTGCAGTCCACCGTCTGCCTGCCTGTGTGCCCCGAGCTGCTCCAGGTTCTCTGTGCCACCATCCTAAAAGAGATGTCACCCTCCGACAGCCTAAGCCTATCCTGTGACCGCACCCAGAACACCTGGCAGCTGAGCCTAGTGGCCTCCGTGCTTTTGGCCCAGGGCAACAGGAGAGATGAGGTCAGAACCGTGGCCCAGCACATTCTGAGAGCCCTGGAGAGCCGGCAGCCTGAAGGGCCTAGCCTAAGGCACCTTCTCCCCATCGTGTCAAAGGTTGTGGGCCTCAGCCCTGGCATCCTCCAGGAGGACCAGACCACCCTGCTCAGCAAGAGACTCATTGACTGGCTTCGATACGCCAGCATCCAGCAAGGGCTCCCACACTCTAGTGGCTTCTCTGCATCCAGGGCCTGGCAGCCAGGCCCCATCACTGAGGTGGATGGGGCAGTGGCCACAGACTTCTTCACGGTGCTGTCCATGGGCCACCACTTTACGGAGGACCAGTGGCTGAATGTGCAGGTTTTCTCAATGCTACGGGCCTGGCTACTGCACGGCAGCCCTGAGGGTCTGGATGCCCCAGACACAGATGACAAGTCGGAGCTGGAAGGCTCTACCCTATCAGTGATTTCTGCCACTTCTGCCACCAGCCGCCTGCTGCCCCCCCAGGAGCGGCTAAGGGAGGTGGCCTTTGAGTACTGCCAGTGCCTCATTGAGCAGAGCACCCGACGAGCTCTGAGGAAGGGGGACTCAGACCTGCAGAAGGCTTGCCTGGTGGAGGCCGTGCTGGTCCTGGACGTGCTGTGCCGGCAGGACCCCTCCTTCCTGTACCGTACCATCTCCTGCCTGAAGGCCCTGCTCGGGTGGCTGAGTGGGGATCCAGCCTCTGTGCAGGTACTACTGCCACTGGCCCACTTTTTCCTGATACATGGAGAGGCAGCTGCAGTGGACTCAGAAGCCATGTATCAGCACCTGTTCACCAGGGTTCCGGCTGAGCGCTTCCACAGCCCCTTGCTGGCCTTCGAGTTCATCCAATTCTGCAGGGACATCCTGCACCTGTTTGGAGAGAACCTCAGCGTCCTCAAACTGACTTTCCCTAACCTCTTTAAGTTCCTGGCCTGGAATAGCCCACCCCCACCTCAGAGTTCGTGGAgctcctgccagctctggtggacTCTGGCACAGCTGTGGAGATGCTACACTCACTGCTGGACCTGCCCTGCCTGACCGCAGCCCTAGAACTGCAGCTCAGGTCGTGGCCATCTGCATCCGAGAGGCCACTCTGGGATACCTCACTCAGGATCCCCAGCTGCCTGGAGGCCTTCTGGGACCCACAGTTTCAGGGTCTTTTCCAGCACCTGTTGCACCCCAAGGCCAGCGGCACCATAGAGAGGTTGGCGCCACTCTACCAGTTGCTGCAGCCCATGGCCAGCTGCGCTCGGGTGGCCCAGTGTGCTGAGGCCGTGCCCACCCTGCTCCACATGTTCTTTTCAGCAGTGACCCAGGTCACCAATGGGTCCCTGACCAACCAGCTGGCACTCCTGCTCCTAGAGAGAAGTGACTCACTTTACCAAGTCCTGTAGTACGAAGCCTGCGTGCACAGGGTGCTGAGCTCCCAGTTTCTGGTCCTGTGCAAGCTAAAGCCCTCTCTGGTGGTCAAGCTGGCCAGAGACCTGCTGGAGTTCCTGGGCAGTGTGAGCAGCATCCATAGCAGAGCAAGCCTGGTCACCAGTGTGGTGTGGGCTGTTGGTGAGTACCTGTCAGTGACCTGTGACCGGAGGTGCACTGTGGAGCAGATCAACAAGTTCTTCGAAGCCCTGGAGGCCCTGCTGTTTGAGATCACCTAGTCCCGTCCTTCTACCACCCTGCCTAGATGTCCACAACACGTTGTCACCATGCTTATGACCACACTTACTAAGCTGGCCTCCCGGAGCCAAGACCTAATCCCCAAGGTCTCTCTGTTACTGTCAAAGATGAGAACCCTGGCCCAGAGCCCAGCTTCCAACTGCTCACAAGTTGAAGAGGGCGCAGAAGCCATCCGTACCCGGGCCACAGAACTGCTGAACCTGCTGAAGATGCCCAGCATGGCCCAGGGTCACCCGGCTGATGGAGAAGGCCGGCCTCCTGCCAGGGTGAAGGGACAGTGACTGGGTGAACACTGACTTGCACGTTAAGAGCCTAGAGCACCAGCAAGGTATTAGGGACAAGCTTCTGGCTTCAGTGACGAGAGGAATTCAGCAAGTCCTGGGCAAGGTGGGCTTAG contains:
- the LOC128590211 gene encoding LOW QUALITY PROTEIN: AP-5 complex subunit zeta-1-like (The sequence of the model RefSeq protein was modified relative to this genomic sequence to represent the inferred CDS: inserted 1 base in 1 codon) codes for the protein MSPSDSLSLSCDRTQNTWQLSLVASVLLAQGNRRDEVRTVAQHILRALESRQPEGPSLRHLLPIVSKVVGLSPGILQEDQTTLLSKRLIDWLRYASIQQGLPHSSGFSASRAWQPGPITEVDGAVATDFFTVLSMGHHFTEDQWLNVQVFSMLRAWLLHGSPEGLDAPDTDDKSELEGSTLSVISATSATSRLLPPQERLREVAFEYCQCLIEQSTRRALRKGDSDLQKACLVEAVLVLDVLCRQDPSFLYRTISCLKALLGWLSGDPASVQVLLPLAHFFLIHGEAAAVDSEAMYQHLFTRVPAERFHSPLLAFEFIQFCRDILHLFGENLSVLKLTFPNLFKFLAWNSPPXTSEFVELLPALVDSGTAVEMLHSLLDLPCLTAALELQLRSWPSASERPLWDTSLRIPSCLEAFWDPQFQGLFQHLLHPKASGTIERLAPLYQLLQPMASCARVAQCAEAVPTLLHMFFSAVTQVTNGSLTNQLALLLLERSDSLYQVL